The window ttcttcaATGTGATATAAtctaaacattaaatgaaaatgtcaaaaaaaagtatgtaaaaaacaattggctcttataattttagaaaacaaagaagtcaAAGATGGGAAATCCAAATTGAGAGATGCATCAGGGCCTTTCTATATGTCTAAACCAAGTACTGGGTTCCACCCCCAAACTTGCATACCATATATAGTACTGATGACTCTAGCAACAAAAGTCTTGGGTGTGGAGAATTCGATACACCTACATGGCTACATTATACGTTTAACTTAAATAATTAGTAATCATCTCCTATGGGAAGACTCTCGgattaaaatacttttaaaacaaagaaaattcgATAAAATTTTGGGCCTAGCAATCCTGACATGCACCATACTTTTTGATGAACTAATCGAAGATTGGGTCGTATCCGAAAATCAGGAACTCGACCAAGTCATCATTTTTCACCACCGATAAAAAAAAGGTACATATATTGATGTAAGTTGACGAAAATAATATATGTGCTGAATATTCAAACATGATTgcttatttgaaataaaatgacACATGAATTAtacatgaaaatgaaaatactgCAAAAATAAAGAAGTGCATGCTAAAAAGTGGAGAAAATGGTGGTCGATGTTGTATCCACGCTTTTTAAAGACATAAAAGAACCTTTATAGTGCAAGCTTTGTATATGAAGACCCTCACTATTAAACCTATAATAAGAGTTCTTTTTCCTAGCTTGCTAACAAAAAAACCGCATAAGAGTTTCCGACGTGTAGTTCTAAGTCTTTGCCTGTTTGGGAATTCCCTACCTAAAGTATTCCACGTTCCTCATATTTCCgaaatttatttatctattgttTTATCATTGTCAAATTACAAGAAATTATATTCATTGTTAGctatttgaattttaaagaaaattgttgctaatgttttctgtaattaattttattctcTCTTAAATGAAATAACTTGGGTGAATAAGTAGcaacttgaaaacaaaattacagaAATTAATCtaagtatcatttttttttttttgggactgCAGCTAGTAACCGGTCTATTTAACAACATATAACATGTAGCTATCAAAGTAAGCATTCTTAGGATTATCAAATTTATCATTAGACTTTGTTCGTAGCATCTGCCAAATGTTTGGCTATTACACGATTCGATCGGTAGAAACATATACACTTTGTACAAATTTTCATAAAACTCTTTtttcacacccaaaaaaaaatctcaaaatttgttATTATCTTAAATAATACAGGATGATAAGTATAAATTATCTTAAACTAGGAAGTATATACGTAGGGATGGAGTATCTTGATTTACGCCAAAAAGGACGATACGTTTTGTTACACCTTTCTCGACATTATCAACatcaataatttaattatctaaatCCTTTTTATCTAAAAAGTTTAATCTCCATTTTTATCTAAAAAGTTTAATCTCCTTATTTATCTATAAAAGTTTAATCTCCTTTATTATCTAAAAAGTTTAATCTAATCCAATCTTGTATAAACTCAATTTATctcaccccaaaaaaaaaaaaaaaagacaaaattcgGATACAATTATCTCATTACGTATAGAATACGTAACACCGCTAACGACAACGGTGTCGTTTTAATTCATCCTAATACTCTTCCATCTACTGATGACGACGTCAGTATACATCTCAGCCGTCCATTTTTAGCTTCCGCTGAACCAAACCCGAAATCAACGGTCCTGATTTCTCTAACTGCTTTATCCACCTCTTTTTCTTCCctaagttttaattaattaaaaactttaataaaccccacaaaaatttattatataatacataaatatatatctatatatcttcttcatctcctctctctctctacttcgCTCCacgtttttttgttaattcacAGACGGCGGAGAGTAATCAATCTCTCGGAAAAGGGATAAAGGTAACGCcggaaagttttttttttttttttgaactctcACATACACCACCTGTAATGGTCGCTCTAAGATGATCTcggctaaaacaaaaaaaagttttagatttttgtatCAGATTCTCTATTGTTGTTCTGTATCTGGAttgtatttttcaattttgtaagtTTAATCTTCAATTTCACTGTTAGGTTTCGATTCCTGTTTAccttgtatagttttttttctgatcGGAAGTTTTTGAAAGGGCAAATTAAGTTTCTTTACTTGTCTCCTCTCTCTGTTTAGAtttttgaaagaacaaaaaaaaaaaaaaaatgaggtcAGGTCTTGTTTGATGGGTGAAGCTGGAATCGCGGAGAAAAGGTTCATTGTTGTTTATGGAAAGTCCCGTGTAATTCGAAGCAGCAGaccctttcttttctctttggtttgGGTCCTTTGGGACCATTAaagtcttctcctttttctctctctctttttggtttttcgttAGCTTTGTTTATGCCCATCTCTAGCTCTCTCTATCTAACAGCTTTGTAGCTTGATGTTTATGATTTATCAAAGTTATAATTAAACACcaggtgtttttttttgcatccaCTCTCATGTTCATACcgtaagcttcttcttttttatgtggttgtatttgtttttctctcaccGTGATGCTTTTTTAACTTTCAACGacttgcttttttttatttggtggaAGACCATCCTTAAAGCTTTCATGAATTTATTGAAGCTcattgttttttggttgtttgtttggtgTTAGTGGATATACTATTTGATATTAGCTTAGCCCACCTTCACTTTTTAACCAGGTATTTGGGattcattcttgttttttttttttttttttttttttttttttttttttttttttttttNTGTCTTCAGGGGAAGTGTTTCTTTGATTCATGGATGGTTGTGCGGGTAAACGTTCGGTTGACCGGTTTGTTGTGCCTCGGAAAGCTAGTGGTCTTGTTCTGCGTGAGAATATGAACAAGAAAGATGGTAAGACTGCTCCTTTCTGCAGCAGGATTGGTTGTAATGCAAAGGTAACTTCTTCCACCAAGAGAACCCGGATTGGTTCCTTGGACAACAATACAAAAGTTGGTCAGCTTCCGGTTCCGTCTTCGTCAAATGGAAAGGAAATCATTGGGAGTTCATCTCGAACTCCGGTTGGATTTGGATACTTGAGGAAGCCAACCAAAGTTACTGCCAAAAGACTGCCGTCATCTAATTTAGACACAGAATCTTCAGAGACGAGCACTGTTCATGATGATCCAGCTGCAGCAGAGGCCACCCTTCCGCGCCCAAAGACTAAAAGATGCACAACCAATGTTCATTCTCAAAGCGCTGTCTCTGGAGAAGTTGGAATGACAAAGGCAGGAAGCTCAAGTAGGGGTAGAAGTAGTCATCAAAAATCTGAATTGGGAACCAGAGATACTCTGACGGGTCTTTGTGTTTCTTCACCTTCGAGTAACAGCGAGCACACTGTAAGAGGCGGTCTGAGCAAGAATAGATTGAGGAGCTTGAGTTGCAACTCTGTGTCAGATGTTCTTCCAAGCAACTCAAGCTCGGGAACAAAAATCAGTGtgagtcaaaagaaaaaatctggTGGAGAGAGCAGCTCCTCTAGCAAAGACAATAAGACTAACGTGTTGGTGCCAAAGGTAAGGAATCAAAATTCTTCTCATGGCAATGGCATCAGAGTTTCTGAAAACGTGTTGAGTTGCGACTCTGTGTCAAATGTTCTTCCAAGTAACTCAAGCTCGGCAACAAAAATCAGTGtggctaaaaagaaaaaatctggtGGAGAGAGCTCCTCTAGCAAAGGTAATAAGACTAACGTGTTGGTGCCAAAGGTAAGGAATCAAAATTCTTCTCATGGCAGTGGCATCGTAGTTTCTGATAACAGAAGGAATCGGATTGTACCAAGTATTAGGGACAACAGTGTTGTTTCAAGTAGTGGTAGAAGATCAGAGCGACTTGAAGCTGTTGCATCCTCTGCTACTTCTCGACAAACGCCTTTTCCTGCTACACCAACCGATCCCAATCCTTCTTTTTCACTTAGTCCCTCAAATAGATACAGTAGGCCAAACAGTAGTACTGGCAGCTTACGTAGAATGATGCCTGGTAGCCCCTCAGAAGCTGATCGTTCACACTCTTTGGTGAACCAGGATGGTTTAAGTCACTACAACATGAATGGAATTGCAGAGGTAGTTTCCGTCACCTTGTTGTCTGATGTCAGTAGAAGCTTTGACATGTTGGTGGGTTGGGATAACACCATACTATTTTGAAATTGTTTCAGGTATTGTTGGCCCTGGAAAGGATTGAACATGATGAAGAACTTACATACGAGGTAATTAACAGCTTGGTCTTTTGATGTGAACATGTTTTGTCCGAGCTTAGAGTTTTTCtgatgtttttactttctgttCTGCTTCTTTTCTCACAGCAATTGGCTTCTTTAGAGACCAATTTATTTTCTAGTAGCATGTTCAGATTCTATGATCAGCATAGAGATATGAGGCTTGACATCGATAACATGTCATATGAGGTCAGTCttcaatattttacatattaatcAAGATATGCGTAAACAGTCAAAAGTCTATTAAAGCTAAAATCCTACGAACACAATCTTGCAGGAACTATTAGCTTTGGGGGATAAAATGGGTACAGTGAGCACAGCTCTAAGCGAAGAAGCACTCTCGAGAAGCCTCAAGCAAAGCATTTATCAGGGGACAGATGAAACCGGTGCCATTTCTCTGGTTAAGGATGATGATATCAAGTGCAGTATTTGCCAGGTCTGTATCTTCTCTATACTTTTATCCAAAACTGGTTTGTCTAGTTACTGAGCTGAAATAGGATAATGTAGTATTAAGGGTTTTCTTGAAAACTAAGAAGAGGTTAATGTTCTTAAATATATGCAGGAAGAATATGTTGATGGAGATGAAGTAGGGACTATGCCATGTCAACACATGTACCATGTGAGCTGTGTGCAACAATGGCTGCGGATGAAGAATTGGTGCCCAATCTGCAAAACCTCTGCGGAAGAGGAGAAGTCGGTGTAGTGATAATACCTAATTGTCAATAGCAACCTTTAGCTTTGTGGGATGATTCCAAGATGATGCAGATACATTGTTTTCTATTCACCAAGTGTTTGTCTCTACATCATCttgctcctctctctctctctctctcttttctcttgtACATATGACAATATCTTTCTTTTGACTCAATTGGGGTACAAATGGGTAAATAAGATCACATTACAGTTTCCTTCTCAACTCTTAAGGCTACATTGTCATTGAGTTATATCTGACGGGAATACTAAAATTGTCACTCTATATAGTTATTTCGGACAAATCGCAGGCAAAAATCCTATATACAGCAGTTTCGCTTCAAAAGTGCCTCAAgttatttacattaaattgcagaaaacaaaacattgtgTATTTGAGGAATGTTTGATATAACTTGTCGTCTAACTTTGATTTACCTTCCAACTACTATGTCCTCTCTTTCGCACCGAGTTATGTATACCTTAAGGGAGATAATGTCATAGTGACATCTATAGAATATATAGCAAAGGACACAAGAATTGTCCTATAGCAaataaaaatactcattttcaaGGAAAAGGTTTTATTGTGTTTAACACCTCAAAGACAAAAATTGGATAATTGAATTACATACTACAATTTGATTCAAAATTTGCATATCTATTTCAGGATATTTCCTAATAGTGTATTGCAGTCAAAACTTGGGACGATTCAATTTctaatgaacatatataatcTTACAACACAAAAGAGGATTTTATGAGTCTTGGATAATTCGAGTAACTTTTCCCATAGCGACAGTTCTTCCCGATGATCTAAGGAACACTCTTCCAAGAGCTCTACTTTCGGAAAATGTCTCCACACAAACTGGATTTTGGAGACTAACCTGCAGTTACACAAAAATTGACAGATCGATATgtcagtttaattttttttttttttttttttttttNTAACCATTATCTGGCAGAAATTTTCCAGTGGTGTAAGTAAACAGTTAAAgcagtttcatttgtttcattACTCAAGAGACTAGAGGCACATCCACAAGAAAGTATTTCGTCCGAAAGCTAAAGAATATTGTGAAACCTTTCCAAAGCCAGACAGTATTGTACACAAAATAGTAATTGGAGGCATTTAATGTTAGAAATTCAATCATGGGTTTAGGTTAAGCGTATCAGATATGGGAATGAAAGTTAGGTTTAGCCATAGCAAAGTGTCTCCCAAGGTTAATTCAGGTAGACAGATGGAAAATTACTAATCATGCAATCAAACACATCATGAAACTTGTGTACCTTGGATCCTGACCGAACAGCTCCCGCTTCAAGTTTGCCACATGCAGATACCTGCCCTTGTGAAGTTGACCTTACAGCGTCACATATAGGCATGAGCAGAGGCTTTGAGACGTCTCTATCAGGAGACTTGACAGAGTCAACGGCATCCAATAAACATGGACCATTATACCTGTATTCCAGCAAACATTTAACTATTTCATGGCCTGTTTTAGGCATGGAAGGATGGTATCATCAGGAAAGAAAAAACGGGAGCTTACCATGAGGATAAGCGGTTGTCAGAGGGAGCTGCCaccaaattttgattttccatgGCACTTAAAGGAATCCATGTCAGAGACGAATCCTTAAAACGACAGGTTTGCAAAAAGGATCCAACATGCTgcttaatcaaatcaaatctttccTTTGAATACCCAACAATATCCATTTTGTTGACTGCAACTATGACTTGCTCCACGCCAAAACCTCTCAGAACACGTGCATGCTCCCTTGTCTGGCCTTTCAGATTATCAAAACCAGCTTCAAAAGCACCGACAGATGCATCTATGACAAGAATCGCGGCATCTGCTTGTGTTGCTCCTGCTATCATGTTTGGAACAAAATCTTTGTGTCCAGGAGAGTCGAGCAAAACAACATGATGTCTTTTGGAATTAAAATAAGCAACAGCCACAGTCATAGTTATTCCTCGCTCCCTCTCTTCAGCACTCTCATCCAATGCCCAGGCATATGCAAAAGACCCTTTGCCCTGATCGGATCAGAAAGACAATGTCAAGCAAACAGAGCAGATTCTGAATATTCAAGTCTCTAACATCCAAACAAAAGAACAGGTTACCTGCAACTTTGCTTCTTTCTCATACTTGTGCATTTGCTTCTGAGATATTCTTCCCAACAGATGCAATAATCTACCCGAGAGTGTTGACTTACCAGAATCAACGTGCCCCACCTACAATCAGATTCAACCATCAGTTATCAgcctagacaaaaaaaagatcaatagATGGTAGCCAGTAATCCGAGAAACTCACAATGGCAAGATTAAGTTGGCTAAGAGCATCTGGTTCTTTGTCAAGAAGCATCCACTCCTCTGGCTTATgcttagattttgattttggtctTATAGTCATAATATCGCTGGATTTTTCTGTTTCCCCAGTCAAAGACATCTTGTTCATAGTACCAGTAAGCCTCTCCGACGACTCCATATATTTGGAGGAAGAACTTGTCTCATTAGACatatctgttttttcttttggcaaaCTTTTGCCTGATTTTATGCCGCGCGCACCTCCCTTCGAAAAACTATTATCAAGTTTATCATGTCTACCTCGGGAGCTTGTTTCTGAACTATCGCCTCCTTTCTTTAAAGGATTATTTTCTGCGCTATCTTGCTTCTCCTTCTGCCTCATGCTAGCATCACCTGAGCCTTCAGAGTTAAGAACCCAATATTAAATATTAGAAAACTAAACAGAGTAAAAACCCCAAAAGAGAATAACTTGGATGAAGCTCCCAAACGAGCTTCCCatattaataaggaaaataacccaaaaccaaaaaaggaaacgAACGAAACAGAAAGATAGATTCTATTCCAATAAGGCTATAAACTATAAATCCTATTTAGACTTGGACTAGAGCTTGTGTGTTTCCTATTTTCTACGTGAATAGACTTTCCAAGTCTTAGGTCACTGGATGCATATCAATGCGAGGAAACATGATGGACTAAAGTAGAAGAGACATTATTATGAGACAGGCTTCAAGCATCTAACCCGTACAATATTACTACAGCATCAAACCTCAAAGTGAAAACCAAGTGTGGATACCTTTCGGACCACTTTTCGTGGATGTCAGTCCATTGGTGACTAAATCATCTGGCGATGGAGCATCAAACTTGAAAGGTGCTATACATAAGTTGAAAAGGAAATGTCAGAAAAACGCAATTGCAACGCCACAAATGCAAAGAACCAACTATAGACTCTTAACATAAACAGCTCGTTCACTGAAATCATAAAACACTATCATACTACAGCAAGTTAACAACCTATACTAACGCAGGATGTTTTAGAACTAAAAGCCTTGTGGAGATCATGAATATTCCCACGGGAAATTCCAGGCAGAGGTCCCTGTTCCTTCACAAGATTCTTGTTATCAAGCAGACAAAGAACAGCCCTTTTCGATGTATTAGATGGGACTGATCCGAAAAGGGACTTTGCCAATTTGGATACCACAGGTTCTTTGCATCTGCCTTCAACTGCATAAAAACACATctattctataattaaacacCTAGAATAGCAAAATCACAAGTCTAAAAACCACAGTCACTCCTTTTtccaatcataaaccaatagTTTACCAAGTGacctcaaaaaataaaacatacgAGACATATCAGACAGTTTCGTGTATCCTATgcagagacaaagagagattgTATAAATCCAAAGTCTCACTAACACAGATAGGAGGAGAGGAGAGAAGATATAGTACCTATATTCTTATTGATACTTTGATTTCCGGCCACAGGATGGCGAAGAACACCGCAAATATCACACACAAACATACTCTCATCATTATCATATGTACAGATTGCACATCGCCAAAGCCCTGCCTTAGCAATTTCTTCCTTTGG is drawn from Camelina sativa cultivar DH55 chromosome 8, Cs, whole genome shotgun sequence and contains these coding sequences:
- the LOC104708036 gene encoding probable E3 ubiquitin-protein ligase RHG1A, with protein sequence MDGCAGKRSVDRFVVPRKASGLVLRENMNKKDGKTAPFCSRIGCNAKVTSSTKRTRIGSLDNNTKVGQLPVPSSSNGKEIIGSSSRTPVGFGYLRKPTKVTAKRLPSSNLDTESSETSTVHDDPAAAEATLPRPKTKRCTTNVHSQSAVSGEVGMTKAGSSSRGRSSHQKSELGTRDTLTGLCVSSPSSNSEHTVRGGLSKNRLRSLSCNSVSDVLPSNSSSGTKISVSQKKKSGGESSSSSKDNKTNVLVPKVRNQNSSHGNGIRVSENVLSCDSVSNVLPSNSSSATKISVAKKKKSGGESSSSKGNKTNVLVPKVRNQNSSHGSGIVVSDNRRNRIVPSIRDNSVVSSSGRRSERLEAVASSATSRQTPFPATPTDPNPSFSLSPSNRYSRPNSSTGSLRRMMPGSPSEADRSHSLVNQDGLSHYNMNGIAEVLLALERIEHDEELTYEQLASLETNLFSSSMFRFYDQHRDMRLDIDNMSYEELLALGDKMGTVSTALSEEALSRSLKQSIYQGTDETGAISLVKDDDIKCSICQEEYVDGDEVGTMPCQHMYHVSCVQQWLRMKNWCPICKTSAEEEKSV
- the LOC104709846 gene encoding HBS1-like protein — encoded protein: MPRKGLSNFDDYDDGFDDDDDAYDYDYDIDIDGPEEEEEEEEVVVPKEEIAKAGLWRCAICTYDNDESMFVCDICGVLRHPVAGNQSINKNIVEGRCKEPVVSKLAKSLFGSVPSNTSKRAVLCLLDNKNLVKEQGPLPGISRGNIHDLHKAFSSKTSCVSIAPFKFDAPSPDDLVTNGLTSTKSGPKGSGDASMRQKEKQDSAENNPLKKGGDSSETSSRGRHDKLDNSFSKGGARGIKSGKSLPKEKTDMSNETSSSSKYMESSERLTGTMNKMSLTGETEKSSDIMTIRPKSKSKHKPEEWMLLDKEPDALSQLNLAIVGHVDSGKSTLSGRLLHLLGRISQKQMHKYEKEAKLQGKGSFAYAWALDESAEERERGITMTVAVAYFNSKRHHVVLLDSPGHKDFVPNMIAGATQADAAILVIDASVGAFEAGFDNLKGQTREHARVLRGFGVEQVIVAVNKMDIVGYSKERFDLIKQHVGSFLQTCRFKDSSLTWIPLSAMENQNLVAAPSDNRLSSWYNGPCLLDAVDSVKSPDRDVSKPLLMPICDAVRSTSQGQVSACGKLEAGAVRSGSKIMVSLQNPVCVETFSESRALGRVFLRSSGRTVAMGKVTRIIQDS